In Equus caballus isolate H_3958 breed thoroughbred chromosome 7, TB-T2T, whole genome shotgun sequence, one DNA window encodes the following:
- the LOC100064454 gene encoding adhesion G protein-coupled receptor E2 isoform X1 — protein MRNRFLRLPPGFLVLLLLSLGLAAQNLRASASTASAPPGCAPWCPRNSVCVSATACRCHPGFSSWSGEIITSPADSCADINECGPPLAVSCGKFADCQNVDGSHYCTCSPGYGLVSGATTFRNESENTCQDVDECQQKPRICKGRSVCINTLGSYTCTCPPGLELNPKDPNLCTDVDECSSGRHPCHSSTICVNTVGSYRCHCHPGWTPLPGLRDNQNTTVCEEVSFPIWTPPPGIQSQHLSHFFERIRDLRRRFQSASAQDTFKGLIHAVDHLLETPGDLETLPRSEQHCVAANLLFGLEDVLRGLSQALSNGSLTFNSPAGTELTLEVLEQGDRSISLSQNRAKMLLNWETVQGSADSGPSVVGLVSTPGMGKLLAEAPLVLDPERQEVVWETHKDLLQEVTHVLLSDVITAFLSNRDTQNLSSPVTFIFNHSVTPRPRKKVLCVFWEHSGNGSGHWATTGCTMVGTRDTSTTCRCTHLSSFAVLMVHYNLQEEDPVLDVITHVGLSLSLLCLLLAALTFLLCRAIQNTSTSLHLQLSLCLFLAHLLFLTAIDRTEIQMLCAVIAGALHYLYLASFTWMLLEGLHLFLTARKLTVVNYSSVSRFMKKLMFPVGYGVPAVIVAVSAASRPRLYGTSTRCWLNTDKGFIWAFLGPVCTIFSINLAFFLMTFWIVKNKLSSLNSDVSTLKNTRMLTFKATAQLFILGCTWCLGILQVGPAARVMAYLFTIINSLQGVFIFLVHCLLSQQVQQQYRKWFKGVTKTKAESEKYTLSSRAVSDASKHSAEN, from the exons ATGAGAAACAGATTTCTAAGGTTGCCGCCAG GATTCTTGGTGCTGCTGCTGTTGTCATTGGGACTTGCAGCCCAGAACCTTAGAG cctctgcctccaCAGCCTCTGCCCCTCCAGGCTGTGCTCCCTGGTGCCCTCGGAACTCCGTATGTGTCAGTGCCACCGCCTGTCGCTGCCATCCGGGATTCAGCTCCTGGTCTGGGGAGATCATCACCAGCCCTGCAGACAGTTGTGCCG ACATCAACGAATGTGGACCACCCTTGGCGGTGTCCTGCGGAAAATTCGCGGATTGCCAGAATGTGGATGGGAGCCACTACTGCACATGTAGCCCAGGATATGGGCTCGTTTCTGGGGCAACAACGTTCAGAAACGAGAGTGAGAACACGTGTCAAG ACGTGGACGAATGTCAGCAGAAACCCAGAATCTGTAAAGGCCGCAGTGTCTGCATCAACACCCTGGGCAGCTATACCTGCACGTGCCCGCCCGGCTTGGAGCTCAACCCAAAGGACCCGAATCTGTGCACAG ATGTCGACGAGTGCAGCTCCGGGCGGCACCCATGTCACAGCTCCACCATCTGCGTCAACACCGTGGGCTCATATAGGTGCCACTGCCACCCAGGGTGGACACCCCTGCCGGGGCTCCGGGACAACCAAAACACCACCGTGTGCGAAG AGGTGTCCTTCCCCATCTGGACTCCGCCCCCAGGAATCCAGAGCCAG catcTCTCCCACTTCTTTGAAAGAATCCGGGATCTGCGCAGACGCTTCCAGTCAGCCTCGGCCCAGGACACCTTCAAG GGTCTCATACACGCGGTGGATCATCTGCTGGAGACCCCAGGGGACCTGGAGACCCTGCCCCGCTCAGAGCAGCACTGTGTGGCCGCTAACCTGCTCTTTGGCCTGGAGGATGTCCTGAGAGGGCTGAGCCAGGCCCTGTCCAATGGGTCGTTGACCTTCAATTCACCTGCAGGCACAG AGCTGACCCTGGAGGTGCTGGAGCAGGGAGACAGGAGTATCTCCTTGAGTCAGAATCGGGCAAAGATGCTGCTGAACTGGGAGACGGTGCAGGGATCTGCTGACTCAG GCCCTTCTGTGGTGGGCCTTGTCTCCACCCCAGGGATGGGAAAGCTGCTGGCTGAGGCGCCCCTGGTCCTGGACCCTGAGAGGCAGGAAGTTGTATGGGAGACACACAAGGACTTGCTGCAGGAAGTCACCCATGTCCTGCTCTCAGATGTCATCACTGCCTTTTTGAGCAACAGGGACACTCAGAACCTCAGCTCCCCAGTCACCTTCATCTTTAACCAT TCAGTGACCCCTCGGCCAAGGAAGAAGGTGCTCTGCGTCTTCTGGGAGCACAGCGGGAATGGAAGTGGTCATTGGGCCACCACAGGCTGCACGATGGTGGGCACCAGAgacaccagcaccacctgccggtgTACCCACCTCAGCAGCTTTGCCGTCCTCATGGTCCACTACAATTTGCAG GAGGAGGATCCCGTGCTGGATGTGATCACCCACGTGGGGCTGAGCCTCTCTCTGCTGTGCCTCCTCCTGGCGGCCCTCACCTTCCTGCTGTGCAGAGCCATCCAGAACACCAGCACCTCGCTCCACCTGCAGCTCTcactctgcctcttcctggcccacctcctcttcctcacgGCCATCGACCGAACAGAGATCCAG ATGCTGTGCGCCGTCATCGCAGGCGCCTTACACTATCTCTACCTGGCCTCCTTCACCTGGATGCTGCTGGAGGGGCTGCACCTCTTCCTCACTGCGCGCAAACTGACGGTGGTCAACTACTCCAGTGTGAGCAGGTTCATGAAGAAGCTCATGTTCCCTGTGGGCTATGGAGTCCCGGCCGTGATCGTGGCCGTTTCTGCAGCATCCAGGCCTCGTCTCTATGGAACATCAACCCG ATGCTGGCTCAACACAGACAAAGGGTTTATATGGGCCTTCCTTGGCCCCGTCTGCACCATCTTCTCT ATCAACTTGGCTTTCTTTCTGATGACCTTCTGGATTGTGAAAAACAAGCTCTCCTCACTCAACAGTGACGTGTCCACCCTCAAGAACACGAG gaTGCTGACGTTTAAAGCTACAGCTCAGCTCTTCATCTTGGGCTGCACGTGGTGTCTGGGAatcctgcaggtgggaccagcTGCCCGGGTCATGGCCTACCTCTTCACCATCATCAACAGCCTGCAGGGCGTCTTCATCTTCCTGGTGCACTGCCTCCTCAGCCAGCAG GTCCAGCAGCAATACAGGAAATGGTTCAAAGGGGTCACGAAAACCAAAGCCGAGTCTGAGAAGTACACGCTGTCCAGCAGGGCCGTGTCTGATGCCTCCAAACACAGTGCG GAGAATTAA
- the LOC100064454 gene encoding adhesion G protein-coupled receptor E2 isoform X2, giving the protein MRNRFLRLPPGFLVLLLLSLGLAAQNLRASASTASAPPGCAPWCPRNSVCVSATACRCHPGFSSWSGEIITSPADSCADINECGPPLAVSCGKFADCQNVDGSHYCTCSPGYGLVSGATTFRNESENTCQDVDECSSGRHPCHSSTICVNTVGSYRCHCHPGWTPLPGLRDNQNTTVCEEVSFPIWTPPPGIQSQHLSHFFERIRDLRRRFQSASAQDTFKGLIHAVDHLLETPGDLETLPRSEQHCVAANLLFGLEDVLRGLSQALSNGSLTFNSPAGTELTLEVLEQGDRSISLSQNRAKMLLNWETVQGSADSGPSVVGLVSTPGMGKLLAEAPLVLDPERQEVVWETHKDLLQEVTHVLLSDVITAFLSNRDTQNLSSPVTFIFNHSVTPRPRKKVLCVFWEHSGNGSGHWATTGCTMVGTRDTSTTCRCTHLSSFAVLMVHYNLQEEDPVLDVITHVGLSLSLLCLLLAALTFLLCRAIQNTSTSLHLQLSLCLFLAHLLFLTAIDRTEIQMLCAVIAGALHYLYLASFTWMLLEGLHLFLTARKLTVVNYSSVSRFMKKLMFPVGYGVPAVIVAVSAASRPRLYGTSTRCWLNTDKGFIWAFLGPVCTIFSINLAFFLMTFWIVKNKLSSLNSDVSTLKNTRMLTFKATAQLFILGCTWCLGILQVGPAARVMAYLFTIINSLQGVFIFLVHCLLSQQVQQQYRKWFKGVTKTKAESEKYTLSSRAVSDASKHSAEN; this is encoded by the exons ATGAGAAACAGATTTCTAAGGTTGCCGCCAG GATTCTTGGTGCTGCTGCTGTTGTCATTGGGACTTGCAGCCCAGAACCTTAGAG cctctgcctccaCAGCCTCTGCCCCTCCAGGCTGTGCTCCCTGGTGCCCTCGGAACTCCGTATGTGTCAGTGCCACCGCCTGTCGCTGCCATCCGGGATTCAGCTCCTGGTCTGGGGAGATCATCACCAGCCCTGCAGACAGTTGTGCCG ACATCAACGAATGTGGACCACCCTTGGCGGTGTCCTGCGGAAAATTCGCGGATTGCCAGAATGTGGATGGGAGCCACTACTGCACATGTAGCCCAGGATATGGGCTCGTTTCTGGGGCAACAACGTTCAGAAACGAGAGTGAGAACACGTGTCAAG ATGTCGACGAGTGCAGCTCCGGGCGGCACCCATGTCACAGCTCCACCATCTGCGTCAACACCGTGGGCTCATATAGGTGCCACTGCCACCCAGGGTGGACACCCCTGCCGGGGCTCCGGGACAACCAAAACACCACCGTGTGCGAAG AGGTGTCCTTCCCCATCTGGACTCCGCCCCCAGGAATCCAGAGCCAG catcTCTCCCACTTCTTTGAAAGAATCCGGGATCTGCGCAGACGCTTCCAGTCAGCCTCGGCCCAGGACACCTTCAAG GGTCTCATACACGCGGTGGATCATCTGCTGGAGACCCCAGGGGACCTGGAGACCCTGCCCCGCTCAGAGCAGCACTGTGTGGCCGCTAACCTGCTCTTTGGCCTGGAGGATGTCCTGAGAGGGCTGAGCCAGGCCCTGTCCAATGGGTCGTTGACCTTCAATTCACCTGCAGGCACAG AGCTGACCCTGGAGGTGCTGGAGCAGGGAGACAGGAGTATCTCCTTGAGTCAGAATCGGGCAAAGATGCTGCTGAACTGGGAGACGGTGCAGGGATCTGCTGACTCAG GCCCTTCTGTGGTGGGCCTTGTCTCCACCCCAGGGATGGGAAAGCTGCTGGCTGAGGCGCCCCTGGTCCTGGACCCTGAGAGGCAGGAAGTTGTATGGGAGACACACAAGGACTTGCTGCAGGAAGTCACCCATGTCCTGCTCTCAGATGTCATCACTGCCTTTTTGAGCAACAGGGACACTCAGAACCTCAGCTCCCCAGTCACCTTCATCTTTAACCAT TCAGTGACCCCTCGGCCAAGGAAGAAGGTGCTCTGCGTCTTCTGGGAGCACAGCGGGAATGGAAGTGGTCATTGGGCCACCACAGGCTGCACGATGGTGGGCACCAGAgacaccagcaccacctgccggtgTACCCACCTCAGCAGCTTTGCCGTCCTCATGGTCCACTACAATTTGCAG GAGGAGGATCCCGTGCTGGATGTGATCACCCACGTGGGGCTGAGCCTCTCTCTGCTGTGCCTCCTCCTGGCGGCCCTCACCTTCCTGCTGTGCAGAGCCATCCAGAACACCAGCACCTCGCTCCACCTGCAGCTCTcactctgcctcttcctggcccacctcctcttcctcacgGCCATCGACCGAACAGAGATCCAG ATGCTGTGCGCCGTCATCGCAGGCGCCTTACACTATCTCTACCTGGCCTCCTTCACCTGGATGCTGCTGGAGGGGCTGCACCTCTTCCTCACTGCGCGCAAACTGACGGTGGTCAACTACTCCAGTGTGAGCAGGTTCATGAAGAAGCTCATGTTCCCTGTGGGCTATGGAGTCCCGGCCGTGATCGTGGCCGTTTCTGCAGCATCCAGGCCTCGTCTCTATGGAACATCAACCCG ATGCTGGCTCAACACAGACAAAGGGTTTATATGGGCCTTCCTTGGCCCCGTCTGCACCATCTTCTCT ATCAACTTGGCTTTCTTTCTGATGACCTTCTGGATTGTGAAAAACAAGCTCTCCTCACTCAACAGTGACGTGTCCACCCTCAAGAACACGAG gaTGCTGACGTTTAAAGCTACAGCTCAGCTCTTCATCTTGGGCTGCACGTGGTGTCTGGGAatcctgcaggtgggaccagcTGCCCGGGTCATGGCCTACCTCTTCACCATCATCAACAGCCTGCAGGGCGTCTTCATCTTCCTGGTGCACTGCCTCCTCAGCCAGCAG GTCCAGCAGCAATACAGGAAATGGTTCAAAGGGGTCACGAAAACCAAAGCCGAGTCTGAGAAGTACACGCTGTCCAGCAGGGCCGTGTCTGATGCCTCCAAACACAGTGCG GAGAATTAA
- the LOC100064454 gene encoding adhesion G protein-coupled receptor E2 isoform X3 → MRNRFLRLPPGFLVLLLLSLGLAAQNLRASASTASAPPGCAPWCPRNSVCVSATACRCHPGFSSWSGEIITSPADSCADINECGPPLAVSCGKFADCQNVDGSHYCTCSPGYGLVSGATTFRNESENTCQDVDECQQKPRICKGRSVCINTLGSYTCTCPPGLELNPKDPNLCTDVNECASGHNPCHSSTHCLNIVGGYKCHCYPGWKPVPGSPEGPDSTICADVDECSSGRHPCHSSTICVNTVGSYRCHCHPGWTPLPGLRDNQNTTVCEEVSFPIWTPPPGIQSQHLSHFFERIRDLRRRFQSASAQDTFKGLIHAVDHLLETPGDLETLPRSEQHCVAANLLFGLEDVLRGLSQALSNGSLTFNSPAGTELTLEVLEQGDRSISLSQNRAKMLLNWETVQGSADSGPSVVGLVSTPGMGKLLAEAPLVLDPERQEVVWETHKDLLQEVTHVLLSDVITAFLSNRDTQNLSSPVTFIFNHSVTPRPRKKVLCVFWEHSGNGSGHWATTGCTMVGTRDTSTTCRCTHLSSFAVLMVHYNLQEEDPVLDVITHVGLSLSLLCLLLAALTFLLCRAIQNTSTSLHLQLSLCLFLAHLLFLTAIDRTEIQMLCAVIAGALHYLYLASFTWMLLEGLHLFLTARKLTVVNYSSVSRFMKKLMFPVGYGVPAVIVAVSAASRPRLYGTSTRCWLNTDKGFIWAFLGPVCTIFSINLAFFLMTFWIVKNKLSSLNSDVSTLKNTRMLTFKATAQLFILGCTWCLGILQVGPAARVMAYLFTIINSLQGVFIFLVHCLLSQQVQQQYRKWFKGVTKTKAESEKYTLSSRAVSDASKHSAEN, encoded by the exons ATGAGAAACAGATTTCTAAGGTTGCCGCCAG GATTCTTGGTGCTGCTGCTGTTGTCATTGGGACTTGCAGCCCAGAACCTTAGAG cctctgcctccaCAGCCTCTGCCCCTCCAGGCTGTGCTCCCTGGTGCCCTCGGAACTCCGTATGTGTCAGTGCCACCGCCTGTCGCTGCCATCCGGGATTCAGCTCCTGGTCTGGGGAGATCATCACCAGCCCTGCAGACAGTTGTGCCG ACATCAACGAATGTGGACCACCCTTGGCGGTGTCCTGCGGAAAATTCGCGGATTGCCAGAATGTGGATGGGAGCCACTACTGCACATGTAGCCCAGGATATGGGCTCGTTTCTGGGGCAACAACGTTCAGAAACGAGAGTGAGAACACGTGTCAAG ACGTGGACGAATGTCAGCAGAAACCCAGAATCTGTAAAGGCCGCAGTGTCTGCATCAACACCCTGGGCAGCTATACCTGCACGTGCCCGCCCGGCTTGGAGCTCAACCCAAAGGACCCGAATCTGTGCACAG ATGTGAACGAATGTGCCTCGGGGCACAATCCCTGCCACAGCTCCACCCACTGTCTCAACATCGTGGGCGGCTACAAGTGCCACTGCTACCCTGGCTGGAAGCCGGTTCCTGGGTCCCCCGAAGGCCCAGACAGCACCATCTGTGCAG ATGTCGACGAGTGCAGCTCCGGGCGGCACCCATGTCACAGCTCCACCATCTGCGTCAACACCGTGGGCTCATATAGGTGCCACTGCCACCCAGGGTGGACACCCCTGCCGGGGCTCCGGGACAACCAAAACACCACCGTGTGCGAAG AGGTGTCCTTCCCCATCTGGACTCCGCCCCCAGGAATCCAGAGCCAG catcTCTCCCACTTCTTTGAAAGAATCCGGGATCTGCGCAGACGCTTCCAGTCAGCCTCGGCCCAGGACACCTTCAAG GGTCTCATACACGCGGTGGATCATCTGCTGGAGACCCCAGGGGACCTGGAGACCCTGCCCCGCTCAGAGCAGCACTGTGTGGCCGCTAACCTGCTCTTTGGCCTGGAGGATGTCCTGAGAGGGCTGAGCCAGGCCCTGTCCAATGGGTCGTTGACCTTCAATTCACCTGCAGGCACAG AGCTGACCCTGGAGGTGCTGGAGCAGGGAGACAGGAGTATCTCCTTGAGTCAGAATCGGGCAAAGATGCTGCTGAACTGGGAGACGGTGCAGGGATCTGCTGACTCAG GCCCTTCTGTGGTGGGCCTTGTCTCCACCCCAGGGATGGGAAAGCTGCTGGCTGAGGCGCCCCTGGTCCTGGACCCTGAGAGGCAGGAAGTTGTATGGGAGACACACAAGGACTTGCTGCAGGAAGTCACCCATGTCCTGCTCTCAGATGTCATCACTGCCTTTTTGAGCAACAGGGACACTCAGAACCTCAGCTCCCCAGTCACCTTCATCTTTAACCAT TCAGTGACCCCTCGGCCAAGGAAGAAGGTGCTCTGCGTCTTCTGGGAGCACAGCGGGAATGGAAGTGGTCATTGGGCCACCACAGGCTGCACGATGGTGGGCACCAGAgacaccagcaccacctgccggtgTACCCACCTCAGCAGCTTTGCCGTCCTCATGGTCCACTACAATTTGCAG GAGGAGGATCCCGTGCTGGATGTGATCACCCACGTGGGGCTGAGCCTCTCTCTGCTGTGCCTCCTCCTGGCGGCCCTCACCTTCCTGCTGTGCAGAGCCATCCAGAACACCAGCACCTCGCTCCACCTGCAGCTCTcactctgcctcttcctggcccacctcctcttcctcacgGCCATCGACCGAACAGAGATCCAG ATGCTGTGCGCCGTCATCGCAGGCGCCTTACACTATCTCTACCTGGCCTCCTTCACCTGGATGCTGCTGGAGGGGCTGCACCTCTTCCTCACTGCGCGCAAACTGACGGTGGTCAACTACTCCAGTGTGAGCAGGTTCATGAAGAAGCTCATGTTCCCTGTGGGCTATGGAGTCCCGGCCGTGATCGTGGCCGTTTCTGCAGCATCCAGGCCTCGTCTCTATGGAACATCAACCCG ATGCTGGCTCAACACAGACAAAGGGTTTATATGGGCCTTCCTTGGCCCCGTCTGCACCATCTTCTCT ATCAACTTGGCTTTCTTTCTGATGACCTTCTGGATTGTGAAAAACAAGCTCTCCTCACTCAACAGTGACGTGTCCACCCTCAAGAACACGAG gaTGCTGACGTTTAAAGCTACAGCTCAGCTCTTCATCTTGGGCTGCACGTGGTGTCTGGGAatcctgcaggtgggaccagcTGCCCGGGTCATGGCCTACCTCTTCACCATCATCAACAGCCTGCAGGGCGTCTTCATCTTCCTGGTGCACTGCCTCCTCAGCCAGCAG GTCCAGCAGCAATACAGGAAATGGTTCAAAGGGGTCACGAAAACCAAAGCCGAGTCTGAGAAGTACACGCTGTCCAGCAGGGCCGTGTCTGATGCCTCCAAACACAGTGCG GAGAATTAA